A genomic region of Jeotgalibaca ciconiae contains the following coding sequences:
- a CDS encoding GNAT family N-acetyltransferase — protein MRVRKAVLTDAKGMAKVNVDSWRTTYQGIVSSSFLEDMSYEVREEAFKRTLENSQNIVFVAENDSIIGYIVGGENRYQERFPNYQGELFAIYLLEDYHKKGIGKLLVREFRRDLRKNGIENMMVQVLKDNPSRSFYEKLGATYIGEAIIEIDNQELIEVVLAWSNLSFVM, from the coding sequence ATGCGCGTTAGGAAAGCAGTTTTGACAGACGCAAAAGGGATGGCAAAGGTGAACGTTGATTCATGGAGAACAACATACCAAGGTATTGTTTCATCTTCTTTTCTTGAGGATATGAGCTATGAAGTGAGAGAAGAAGCATTTAAAAGAACACTCGAGAATAGTCAAAACATTGTTTTTGTTGCGGAAAATGACAGTATTATCGGATATATTGTAGGTGGTGAAAATCGCTATCAAGAACGATTTCCAAATTACCAAGGTGAATTATTTGCGATTTATCTCTTGGAAGATTACCATAAAAAAGGAATAGGTAAGTTATTGGTAAGGGAATTCAGACGGGATTTAAGGAAAAATGGAATTGAGAATATGATGGTTCAAGTATTAAAAGATAATCCGTCAAGGAGTTTTTATGAAAAATTAGGAGCAACTTATATCGGCGAAGCAATAATAGAGATTGATAATCAAGAATTAATAGAAGTAGTACTAGCTTGGAGTAATTTGTCTTTTGTTATGTGA